CTAAAAAAAATGCTTCATCTGGCAATGGTAGGAGCTACAGCGTTCAGTGTAAAACCATTACATTTTGCTGTGTATCTTGGTTTTGCCTTTTCATTATTATCTATTTTATACGTTCCTTATGTGATTTTTTCATTTATAAACGGAACAGAAATATCAGGGTGGGCATCACTGATTATGACAGTTGTTTTCTTTGGCGGATTACAACTTATCATTCTTGGAATTATCGGAATTTATATCGGAAAAATATTTAAACAAACTAAAGACAGACCCAATTACATCATTCAAGAAAGAAATTTTTAGAAAACATAATTCACAATGATTTATCTTTCATTCGACATCGAAGAATTTGATATGCCAAAAGAATATGGCTACAACATTGATTTCCAAAGACAAATAGCCATATCACGTGAAGGAACAATCGCTATTTTAGACCTTTTAAAAAAATACAACGCCAAGGCTACATTTTTTTCAACGGTTGTTTTTGCACAGAATTGTCCTGATTTAATAGAACGTCTTTTGATGGAAGGACACGAATTGGCTTCACACACCTATTATCATTCTAATTTTGAAATTTCTCATCTCAAAATGTCCAAAAAAGCCTTAGAAAAACAATTTCAAACTGAAATAAAAGGACTTCGTATGCCGAGAATGGCAGAAATAGAGGCAAACGAGGTAAAAGAAGCAGGATATATTTATAATTCGTCCGTAAACCCGACTATTCTACCGGGTAGATATAATAAATTACACGTATCAAAACGCATTTTTATTGAAAAAGGACTTCTGCAAATTCCTGCCGCTGTGAGTCCGCTATTTCGTATTCCTCTTTTTTGGCTTTCTTTTCACAACTTTCCGCAGTGGTTTTACCATTTTCTTTTAAAAAGAACGATGAAATACAGAAATTACGCTACATTGTATTTTCATCCTTGGGAATTTACCAATTTGCATCAGAAAGAATTTAATTTTCCGAATTATGTAATGCGAAATTCAGGCGAAAAAATGATTTCCCGATTTGAAGAACTACTAAAATTCATCCATCAAAATAATTGGAAAACTGGATTATACCAAGATTTGAAATAAAATTTTCAAAATAGTTTGTTGATTTTATCTATCCAAATCAAAATAGCACTTTCATCGCGATAGTCAAAGGCATAGGGTGTGATTTAAGTCAGCATTGAAAAAACAAAATCCTTTTTTTAAACCTAAAACGATTATATTTGCAAATAATCCACAACTTGTATTTGTTAAATCTTACCCTATGATAACCGATAAAAATGAATCTCGCACAGCTTTATCT
This genomic window from Capnocytophaga canimorsus contains:
- a CDS encoding polysaccharide deacetylase family protein; this translates as MIYLSFDIEEFDMPKEYGYNIDFQRQIAISREGTIAILDLLKKYNAKATFFSTVVFAQNCPDLIERLLMEGHELASHTYYHSNFEISHLKMSKKALEKQFQTEIKGLRMPRMAEIEANEVKEAGYIYNSSVNPTILPGRYNKLHVSKRIFIEKGLLQIPAAVSPLFRIPLFWLSFHNFPQWFYHFLLKRTMKYRNYATLYFHPWEFTNLHQKEFNFPNYVMRNSGEKMISRFEELLKFIHQNNWKTGLYQDLK